The window CTCATTGGTTATATCTCGGTCATTGATGTTATCGATTATTTAGCCGAAAATTTCCCTCACGGAATTTTTAATTTGCCACCTATCTTTCGACAAGTGAACACAAGCCAAGAAGGAGCCTAATTTAAAATGGAACCTAACTCTTCGCCTAATAAAAACAAAACCATTCAAGAATTAGCCGATGTCATTATACGTTTTGCGGGCGACTCCGGTGATGGCATGCAACTCACAGGCAGCCAATTCACCACCACCTCGGCTTACATCGGAAACGATGTTAGCACCTTGCCTGACTTTCCTGCCGAAATACGCGCACCCGCTGGCTCGCTGGCTGGGGTTAGTTCCTTTCAACTCAATTTTTCAAGACGAAACATTCGCACCCCGGGCGATCAACCTCATGTGTTAGTGGCGATGAATCCAGCCGCTTTACTCGTTCACCAAAAAGATGTGCTTAAAGGTGGCACCATCATTGTTAACAAAGACGCTTTTAACGAGCGCAATTTTCAACGCGCCGGCATTACCCAAGACCCCTTGACCCAAGAAAGTATAAAAGATTTTAAAGTTATTCAAATTCCCATCAGCACGCTCAACATGAACGGCCTCAAAGATATTGATTTATCTAGCAAGGATAAGGACCGTTGTAAAAATTTCTTTGCATTGGGACTATTGTATTGGATGTATTCCCGACCGCTTGAGCTTACGGTCGATTGGATCGAGAAAAAATTTAAAAAAAATCCGCTTATTGTAGAATCGAACATCAAGGCCCTAAAAGCCGGCTTTTATTATGGAGAAACCACCGAAGAAATTCCTACCCACTTTAGGGTAAAAAAGGCTGATCTTCCGCCGGGGATTTATCGCAATATCACAGGGAATGAGGCTTTGGCTTGTGGGCTCACGGCGGCTAAAGAACTTGCTAACGACAATTTAATTTATTGTTCTTATCCCATCACACCCGCTTCTGATGTTTTGCACGAATTATCAAAACTGAAAAATTTTGGGGTTAAGACCATTCAATGTGAAGATGAAATTGCCGCCATGGGCGCTGCTATTGGGGTTGCCTTTGGAGGTGGAATCGGTGTCACCGGCACCAGTGGCCCTGGTTTATGTTTAAAATCGGAAGCCATTGGTTTGGCTATCATGACCGAATTACCCGTGGTTATTTTAAATGTGCAACGCGGCGGCCCCTCGACCGGCTTACCTACCAAGACCGAACAGGCCGATCTATTACAGGCTATTTATGGGCGAAATGGCGAAAGCCCACTCGTCGTACTTTCTTGCTCAGGGCCAGCCGATTGTTTTTACATGGCCATTGAAGCGGTTCGCATTGCTATTACCCACATGACCCCTGTGATTTTACTCTCGGATGGTTACATTGCCAATAGCTCAGAACCGTGGCTTTTGCCCGATATTGCATCCTTGTCCAAAATTAACATTAGTCATCCCCAAGGCCCGCTTAACGGAACTTTTATGCCTTATGAACGCAATGCTGAAACCTTGGCAAGGCCCTGGGCTCTGCCTGGAACCGCAGGTTATGAACATCGCATTGGTGGTTTAGAAAAGGCCCATCGCACCGGCAATGTAAGTTATGACTCCATGAATCACGAATTCATGATAAAAATGCGAGCTGAAAAGGTTGCCAAAGTTGCCGACTATATCCCCGATGCCAAAGTCTTTGGTGAAGAAAAAGGTGATGTGCTAATCGTAGGATGGGGTGGAACCCATGGCGCCATCCTCACCGCAGTGGAAAAATTGCAACAAGAAGGCCATGCGGTTTCAAGCCTGCATTTAAATTACCTCAACCCTTTTCCGAAAAATCTCGGTACTATTTTAAATAATTTTAACAAAGTCATCGTTGCTGAGCTTAACTTAGGCCAATTAGCTTTATTGCTTCGGGCAAAATATTTAATCGATGCCATCGGCATTAATAAAGTCCAAGGTCAACCTTTTAAGGTTCAAGATATCCTCGATGGAGTAGCCCAATATTTGTCAAAAAAAAAGAAGGTAGCCAATGTCTGAAACCGCCGTAAAATTAACTCGTAAAGATTTTATTTCTAGCAATGATGTGCGCTGGTGCCCTGGCTGTGGTGATTACGCCATCTTAGCCATGATGCAAAGCACACTGCCCAATTTAGGAATACCTAAAGAAAAATTTGTGTTCGTCTCGGGGATTGGCTGCTCGAGCCGTTTCCCCTACTACATGAACACTTATGGTTTTCATAGTATCCACGGGCGTGCCCCAACCGTTGCCACCGGGCTAAAATGTTTAAACCCTGACCTGTCGGTTTGGGTCATCACAGGAGATGGTGATGGATTAAGCATTGGCGGCAATCACCTGATTCATATTTTGCGACGTAACGTAGATGTTAAAATTATTTTGTTTAACAACAAAATTTATGGCCTTACCAAAGGGCAATACAGCCCAACTTCTGAGTTTGGGTTAAAAACTAAATCTACCCCACACGGTTCTATTGATTATCCGATGAATCCCATCTCGATTGCCTTGGCGGCTGAGGCTAGCTTTGTGGCTAGAACGGTTGATACCGATGTGAAACATATGGGCCAAGTTTTTGAGGCCGCTGGCCGGCATAAAGGCACAGCCTTTGTAGAGGTTTTACAAAATTGTGTTATTTTTAACGATGGTGCCCATGCTGAGGTTTCAGACCGAGAGAAAAAAGACGACCATTTTCTTAAACTCGAACATGGCAAAC of the Deltaproteobacteria bacterium genome contains:
- a CDS encoding 2-oxoacid:acceptor oxidoreductase subunit alpha — its product is MEPNSSPNKNKTIQELADVIIRFAGDSGDGMQLTGSQFTTTSAYIGNDVSTLPDFPAEIRAPAGSLAGVSSFQLNFSRRNIRTPGDQPHVLVAMNPAALLVHQKDVLKGGTIIVNKDAFNERNFQRAGITQDPLTQESIKDFKVIQIPISTLNMNGLKDIDLSSKDKDRCKNFFALGLLYWMYSRPLELTVDWIEKKFKKNPLIVESNIKALKAGFYYGETTEEIPTHFRVKKADLPPGIYRNITGNEALACGLTAAKELANDNLIYCSYPITPASDVLHELSKLKNFGVKTIQCEDEIAAMGAAIGVAFGGGIGVTGTSGPGLCLKSEAIGLAIMTELPVVILNVQRGGPSTGLPTKTEQADLLQAIYGRNGESPLVVLSCSGPADCFYMAIEAVRIAITHMTPVILLSDGYIANSSEPWLLPDIASLSKINISHPQGPLNGTFMPYERNAETLARPWALPGTAGYEHRIGGLEKAHRTGNVSYDSMNHEFMIKMRAEKVAKVADYIPDAKVFGEEKGDVLIVGWGGTHGAILTAVEKLQQEGHAVSSLHLNYLNPFPKNLGTILNNFNKVIVAELNLGQLALLLRAKYLIDAIGINKVQGQPFKVQDILDGVAQYLSKKKKVANV
- a CDS encoding 2-oxoacid:ferredoxin oxidoreductase subunit beta; the encoded protein is MSETAVKLTRKDFISSNDVRWCPGCGDYAILAMMQSTLPNLGIPKEKFVFVSGIGCSSRFPYYMNTYGFHSIHGRAPTVATGLKCLNPDLSVWVITGDGDGLSIGGNHLIHILRRNVDVKIILFNNKIYGLTKGQYSPTSEFGLKTKSTPHGSIDYPMNPISIALAAEASFVARTVDTDVKHMGQVFEAAGRHKGTAFVEVLQNCVIFNDGAHAEVSDREKKDDHFLKLEHGKPLIFGKTVNKGIRMNGVQPEVVEFDPANPPQDLIAHDQHATGVSYADMLARFALPNFPVAFGVLRSVNRPTYDELLQQQIEASVKLGRGDLKKLIHSGDVWEIK